GCAAATGTGTGTGCAACCAGATGGTGGTCGCATCATGGATGGGGGGATTTATTCATTCTTTTGCACAGACTCTCCTGACTTTTCAGCTCCCCTTCTGTGGGCCTAATGTGATTGACCATTATTTTTGTGACGTTTTCCCTTTGCTGAAGCTGGCCTGCACTGATGTTCGCATTGTTGGCTTCTTAGTTGTTGCAAATAGCGGGATGATTGCCATTGTCTTTTTTTTGTGTTATTCGGATCTTATGTTGTCATCTTATTTCCCCTGAGAACTCGCTCTTCGGAAGAATGTCAGAAAGCTCTTTCCACCTGTGCTTCCCATATTGTTGTAGTTATTCTATTTTTGGGGCCACCTATGTTCATCTATTTACGCCCTTCCATCACCTTCTCAGAAGATAAGATGGTCTCTGTTTTCTATACAATTATTGTTCCCATGCTGAATCCATTGATCTATACCCTGAGAAATAAGGAGGTGAAAAGTGCCATAAGAAAATTATGGAGCAGGAAACTAACCTTGAACAGGAAACAAAAAATATCATGGGTAGAATAATGGTTCTACAAACTGGTGGAGAACCAATAATAATACTTTGCCGAGGGTTCTGAGAGATATAACACCTCCTGCTAGCATTTACTGAGAGAAATTCCAAATGATTTCCTTGAATTCTGTTGTTACTTCTCTATTTTTGTATGTATGCTGGTAGTGTTGAAGGCCAAATATGGAATGGATTGTTTTATTAATTCTCCTTTAGATTTTAGAGCTAACTTCTATGCAATGGTGAAGTGATGCTAATGATAATTGTAGCCCTTGTTGCAATGTTGTATTGCTCTCCAATAAATATATCCAGATAACCAGGTTACCAGTTTAGCTCTGTCTCTGGCTTCAGTGGGACTGAGGGTAAGGCACTTCTGTTCTGTGAACCAACATTCAACTTTTGGGAATATCATTTGTCAGGTATTTAGGGAAGGCCGTGGTTGAGACCATGAGCCCTTATCACACTAGGGCCTATACTTAGGAAAGGCTCACAGGCAATGAATGACAAACTACTACGCATATTAACAATGTTGCGTGTTTCTCTCATACACATTTAGACATGCGCATACCATATTACACAAAACAAAATTGTGCAACTTTTCTACGTTTTGTATGCACTGTGTTTGTTATGTTTCTTTtccaaaaatttaaaaatgtaagtgAGGAAGAAACCAGGCTTACTCCAAATTATGTACAGAGTACCAAACCACCCAACTTCTCCTTTATGTACAAAGCAACTTATGCCATATCAGTGCAGCAGATTTTAGACAAGTAAGTTAGCACAAATGGATGTGCACCACTAGGTGATGTTGCAAAACAAATGGTATATAGTGTGTGATAACATGCATCTCTACTCAACTGGAAATACTTGAATAGTAATGACAGTAGGTTAAAGCATCCAGCGCATGATCTGTAAACAAGCAACTCCACCCAAGTGGAGCTAAAGAAATAGGTGTCCtcagtaaggctgtgtgaaatggctttGTTTCGATTTGGTTTCAGATTCTGTTATTTTGGAGGGACAgcgattcatttcagtgttttgaatcactgttccattttgattcagctgaatctgttttcGAGTTTGAACATtgtttcagtgatttggccataggctataatggggaatcactaaaatgcctataactttgacatttcttGATTTAAAAGAACATTATGGAGACGGTAGCCCCTTTGGAGGGAATGAggtatgccaagtttcaagtagataggtgctggggtttctatgaaactgcacctcaaactgttcaaagcagaacttgtatcacttgccggcagcagaagcctgctgccatcctgcacacagatctaaGGGCCTGCCACCCCAGGATggctgtgaggctgtgccagactcctcctggggggcatggccccctgatctgtgcatgggatggcagctggctgccatccctcccccagagcactgtgattggaaggaacctccgggacagatcacagacactggccagctactgatggatgtcaatatcagagcagccttccccccacccccaaacctctcttcttagtttctgtttccctgaaagccCGGCTCTGAAACTCCTACATTTTCTGAAATTTTCCTAAACATTTAGGATGGTTTCGTTTAATTTCAGAGAAGTCTCGGagccttccattttgttttggattcgGTGTTCCAGGAGccaaaatgggccaaaacacctccaaaacaaaatggctgctgaagttttgcacagccctagtcctcAGGTTCCCACCATCCAGGTAGTGAAATGGTGTTTGTTATCTTGACACAGAAGCTGAATTAAGTATGGCACACCTCCAAACCAACaaacctttttcatttttttctctctgtaaaTGACCCTGACCCTTTCAAATTCCAATAATTTCCCATAATATACCATATACATATGAGAAACCAAGGCCCATCTAAAATACATGCATCATAAGGTACCTACCCATAATAATAAATCCCATCCTAAATCAGTGTTTTACACTCTTTTTCAAAAAGAAGTGCAAAACTCTAGACCTCTTGGTTCaggggtgataccttttattagaccagctaagaaaTTGCAACAACACATAAAAAATCTTTCTtcgcaagttttcaggcacacaGACCCTTCTTTAGGGtgaggaaaaataaatgaaacgTATCTTCTACCTATGgagacttttaccatctttatttttccctcagcctaaagaagggtgcatgtgcccaaaagcttgcaaagcaaGATTTGTTTTCTGGCAACTTCTTTGATGATCTAATAAAAATTATCATCTCTGATCCAAGAGTTCTAGGGTTTTGCATTTATtgttgtctcagaccaacacggctaccaaatacaccccttACTCTCTTTCTCATGCACACTCAGACATATCATCCCCTTCTAATGTGAAAAATAGAAGCCATCCAAAAGTAGAGCTGTGTGAGTAATTGGTTACTAAATGCCTTACATTCTCTGAATACTTTGCATTTCAGGTAAGTCATACAATTAATGCACACATTAACTGAGTATGTGCAGTGTGCTACATgggatatatatgtgtgtacctGCTCATAAGTCCTGGGAAAAAAAGACAGGAGACAGGAGAAGAGCATTCCTATCATTTAGCTTTAACAGCTAAGCAGATAGGGAACTTGTCCAATGTCACAGATTCCCAAATGGAAGCGCTTGCTTGGGACCCCCAGTGTCTCTGAGTACCCCATGAAGCCAGTCCAGGGGTAGTGCCTAAGGAGGGTTATACCTGGATCCTTGGAATCCAACACTCAGCTTTTGGGCCCTGACCTCCCTGGTTATCTGTGACCCCTCAGAGTGATACTTTTTCACTCATCTCCTAGAGAGGAACTTTGCCTCTTGAAAGGGAAAGGGTGCTTCTGAAGTCACAAGCAGAATAGGAGGCTGCTCTTTTTAAGGCAAACCAACTTTCATTAGTTCACTGAAATGCACCATGCAAGATGCATCTATCTACAccagatgctttactgtgcagtagactaatatactgtgcagtaaagtgcacatgacTTACTGCACAGGAAATTGGGCTACTGCTTAGTTAGCTAGTTCCTGCAAATACAATCGTGTAGCTGCTGAGTCAGTCTAGGCAGCAATGGGCCACAGGGGATAGAGagctctctgcctccagtcctggtgctgctcagttcctggcttcccccaagagctgtgagtgtatcagcactgggactggggaggtCTCTACTCTCTATCCTGCctcccagcatggagctggcaggTCCAGGGGCTGAACAGGGTACAGCATGGAGCTGCCTGTTCCAGGAAAGTAAGCAAGGGCTGGGAACCACACTGCCACCCTtcctctggagcagctctgcatgGCACAGTGCTGGATGTTTCAGAGAATGGGTTGGGGCTGGAaaacccagcccccacccactccctagacctgccagcactgcaccaagcagagcagctgccagccagccctgtgcccccactAGGCAGGAGGCCTGCCAGCAGTTGCCCCACACCTGAGAGAGCTCCTAGCAAACTctctgccaggcagggaagccctAACCAGCAAAAGCCTGCTGGCAGCTATGTGTCAGAAAGGGCACATAGCCAGGAGACATCttcccactgcaggggcagctgtttcctggcctgGTGCATATCAGGTTCCCTGGTATGGTTCatggggccaggaaacagctgctgctgcacctgccagagctctcctagccccatgcccactgggactggccccatgccccttGCTAACCCCCAAGCTAGCATCaggggaacctggagctccccctggctgctgaagggGGGTAGAGCAAGGTTGGAGCAAACTTGCTTCCAACAGGAAGCACATGAAGACATGCTCCCGcggaaggcttactgtgcagtaagcccaCTGTGAGTTAATAGCACATGAAGATGTACCAGCAGAGTCCTTCTTCCCTGAAGCCCAAGCAAATACACAAGCAAATGTGTACCTCCTCCTGCTTCTAGCTGCCTAAGAGGGGTAACTTCAAAAAGAGGCATAGAGTATTTTACATGGGagctaaaggaaaagaaaagttatGGCCTTTCCATCTTTTGCCCCAAAGCTTGGTTATTAAGTCACTTGCCAAGTCAATGGGATACAGAGCTTCTAATATCCCATCTGTCAggcagggtgtgtctacacgagatgctgggactgcacaggatcccaatactactgtgcagtagcatcatgtggtaAAAACCATGATGTGATGGTATTGAGCATTTAGACCTGCTCTTCAGGGGGGCCCTCTGCCCATCTTTTCCTAATCTCAGGACCAAAATCATCCCTGTCTTCCTCTGGTATGATCAGCCACCCTTCTACTTCCTTCCATTCCTTCAGTAAGTTTAAATGAAATATCTGTCATTCTTGCTGGTACCCTGGATGATAGACATGGTGAGAAGGGCAGGCCATGTGGACTACTATCTCAAAGACTCCTTGCCACTTGTAAGAAACTTACTGGTTGCCATGCGCAACAGTACTAACACTTTGTCTCTGATCTTGAACTCCCATTCCTTTGCACTCTGATCATATTCCTCTTTCTGTTTTTGTTGGGTGTCCTTTAAGTTCTCCTAGGCCACCCACTGAGTTATCAGTATTCAGGTCTGGAGCTCATGCTGGTATGTTTCTGTGCCTCCTATTTTCATTATAGGTTGCTCCCATCCCTCTTACACTAATTCCAAAAGACCCAAGGGGCTATGGCTGATGATCAACTTGAACAATGAAAATTTAGTTGAGGAACACCTCTTAACGCAACAATAGTGGTGTGATCAACAAGTCCCACTTCCTAGGGTCCTCCTATGTGCCCCTTCAAAGTGCTGTTCAGTCTTTCTATCAACCCATTTGTTTGTGGGTGGTAAATGGCTGTACAGAGCTGCTTAATCCCTAATATCTGACAGATATCCTTCAATACTCCCAACATAAAATTAGAGCCTTGATCCATTATGATATCTTGAGGAAGGCACGCTTGGACCTTCACAGTCATCCATGAATTTTAGTTCCTTTTTTTAACCTgcctatgctatctgcctcttcCACCCCTTGTGGCAATGAATTATATGAGTTAATTGAATGTTAGATAAGAAAGTACTTTCAGACAATCTCTtccaactcccccagccccattgctaGGGCAAACTTGGCCTCTGGTGTCTGTAGACTTAccttggccacatgcccccttACTGGGGCCTCTGGGCTCATGCCACCTCACCCCCTGGCAGGTGACCTGCCCCCTGATAGCCACCTTGGGACCACAAGTCCCACTCCCTAACCCCCgacctttgccacctgaagttcctccccttccccctgcgaatactcctttcaacaaggggttttgccatcttggagccagaaaaatatcaaattatattctaaaaatcaaacatctataacACTCattaatatgatttttaaaacattttgtcctgagttacatgtgtttgtgtagtgtagtgtacacagaggtgattgtttaaaatgaagttttactcttaTATACTGTGGAGGGGGGAACATAGTGGGGTATAGATTTGTCAGGGGCtgttggtgtgtgggtatgtggagtgcgggggagggtgtgggtgtgtatgtggggttttgtggggggcaTAGGTGGCacgtgtgggtatgtgtgtgggtatgtgaggtgtgggtgggtgtgggggctgtgtgtgcgggggagggtggctggggagtgtGACAGGGTGTAGGTCTGTGTATATGGCAGGGTGTGCTTgtaggactcaccctatgaacacacacacacacacacactctccctccatcactggacacacagacacacatactcTGTGCCTCCCACACTATgcacacactttctctctcattactctctgtctctctcttcccctcactCACtgcgcatgtgtgcgtgtgcacacacccCCCCTCCTGCTTCTGACCCCAGGGTACCGGCATGGCCCCATGATCTTGCAGTCCCACAATGCAGCCAGGGCCACATGGTACtggagcaggagggcagggaagcagtgaaagctggggaaggcagaggcttccagtgtgtgtgtgtggggggggggtatcaCAGTGGGGCTAGGTCGGTCttgttgctggctcctgctggctccccttgCAACATATTACCCCTGgctcctatcatctttgacaggcagccaggagcagataaatattaaatttctaaATTCTTAGGgatcccatgggccagatagaatggcctgatgggccagatctggcccgtgggctgtatttgcccaccctgctctaccccctcactggggtcactacTCCTTCCCCTCACTGGAGCTATGGGGCCTTATGCAGCATcagcctcaggtgtctgtcaCTGTACCTGGGCCTCACTCTCAGTCACACCTCCTCCTATGCCCCACTCTTATTCAGGCCTCCCACTAGGCCTTATGCTCTCATCCAGGCCTCTCACTAGGCCTCATTGTTCTTCAGGccttgggcctcaggccctctTGCCCCTGCACTTTTGTTCAAGCCTCACTGTCTCTCTGGCTTTGGGCCTCGGGACCTCCTGGCCTCCATGATCTTGCCCAAGCCTGTTGCTTTTCTCTCAGGGTTTGCTCCCCTATGTGTTCTtctccacagggtcacccacaaggcagtgggggcttaGACTTTTTGGCACctcatactcacctttcactagggaagcactggtgtggcatttcctggggagtgccctgccacaggcagctccaccacaccatccaaccccagcagggtgtagttttaggtcatgctccaGGACCACTGCACGCCTACCCGTGTTGGTCTTAGCTTTCTCTAACTGGGATTCTGGATGTTCTTCATAGACCGGTCATTCCTGGGCATGCTGTTTCAGCCTCCATCTCAGAATCTCTCTCAGCTACTGGCTCTAAGTCTCTTGGATCCCTTTTTTGGGAGGCTGGGCTTCAGCTTCCATCACACCAGCCTTCCTGGTGACTGACCCCCTTGCTCTCTCACTGGTGCTCTTTCCCTTGAGAGACCTTTGCTCAACTTGAGGCTGGTCCCACCCTCTATCTAGTTGGGGTGTGAGGACTCTCTtgtgccctggcctgcccctcatgGTGGGCATACGTGCTCTGGGCCACTCTAGGCCCTGGcaccagcttgggccagtcaagaGCCCTGAGCCAGTCCACAAGCAGCTGACCCTTTCTACTCAGCAGGGGTCCCTCCTGGGCCCCAACATAAAGCAATCAACTTCCTGGGCTTGCCTAGAGCCCCCAGAGATCTTATCCAGCAGCCCTTAACTTCACTGGGCTCATCTGAGCCCCTGGCCTCATGGCCAGTTGTAATCAGGGCTTGCCTAGCCCCTCAGTAGGCCCATAAGTTCTAACCCCCTTTCCTAGGCCAGTCTTGCTCTCCCTAGGCCCATAGCCATCTCCTTGGGGCTTGGGATCCCTcatgggtccctaggaacctcctccatccccatagttcctaccctgatcTCCAGATGTTCCAGGGAGTAGCAGTACTCTAGCCAGAAGATGTTCACTCTCCAGCTCCCCATTTGCaactgcctgctctgctcctcaGGGCCTGGTCTTATACTCAGAGTGCCAGGCCCTCCACCTATCAGTCAGCCTCCTGACTACCATG
This genomic window from Alligator mississippiensis isolate rAllMis1 chromosome 2, rAllMis1, whole genome shotgun sequence contains:
- the LOC102569230 gene encoding LOW QUALITY PROTEIN: olfactory receptor 4S2-like (The sequence of the model RefSeq protein was modified relative to this genomic sequence to represent the inferred CDS: inserted 1 base in 1 codon): MEQVHNVSEFILLGLSQDQELEKVFFALFLLFCILVVFGNLLIIVTIKSSQNLNSPMYFFLTYLSLLDLSFSSVTAPKLIADMLVEKKVISFNGCMAQHFLMHFLTASEVFILTVMAYDCYIAICKPLHYTTIMSKCVCNQMVVASWMGGFIHSFAQTLLTFQLPFCGPNVIDHYFCDVFPLLKLACTDVRIVGFLVVANSGMIAIVFFXVLFGSYVVILFPLRTRSSEECQKALSTCASHIVVVILFLGPPMFIYLRPSITFSEDKMVSVFYTIIVPMLNPLIYTLRNKEVKSAIRKLWSRKLTLNRKQKISWVE